ATTTTAGGTTAAAGATGCAGTGCTGTAAAGTATTTTGACATCTGTGCCCAAATTTATAAGCAGACATATGTAATTGTTCAATTGCTGAGGTGAGATGGTTAGCATAGCAGCAATCAGGAATTGACGCATCGTTCAAATTTCCGTGTCAAAATCAATCATGGCCCTCAGTTTATCCCTTTTTACTCTCAACATTTTTTCTCCGTCTCCTCCATCAATTCCCATTTGTATCCTGAAAGCTTTAACTTAATTCTATGCTTTGTGGCTAAATCAACTGGAGCTAACTTGAAAGAAACCGAATATATTTTACTTCAGCTGCTCAAAATCAGCAGAAGAAACTTTCCTCCCATATGTCTATGTTGAACTGGAATCAAGAtatcaggattttaaaaaaaggcacaaaTCCATTAAGTCACCTCAGACTTTGGAAATACAGATTTAAAGTACCTTCCGTGGACTCAATGGGGCTGCCCTTATTCCTACACTGTGGCTCTTTTCTGAAATATAAAACATAATTAAAAGTAATTTGCGCGTTTTGCTCTATTCAAACTTTATGCATAAAACTCAAGTTGCCCAGATACTGCTGACAGTACATTACTATACAATGTGTTCTGACAACTTGCAGAACATACATGTTGGTTTATCATCAAATTCAAagttgtattttgtattttaggGCTTGTTTCGATGAACTTCAAACAAAAAATCTTGCCCTGTGGCTGGTGCTGGATTACCTCTCTGATATAATCTACGTTATAGATTCAGCTGTAAGATTCCGAACAGGtgagcaagttttgtttttgaatgaaCTGTTTATATTACTTGTTTATCTAGGACATGGGCCCAAGTTTCCGAATCTCTGAATTGCTGGAGATCAGATGTAGGCGCAAAGATACACGTCAGGACACACGTATCCTGATGCACTGATGTACGTGGGAATTACCTGGGAAGTTTCAATTTCCAGTGAGCAAATCCCCTGTTGCTTGTGGTCCGCTGTGAATATCTCCTGCTTTGAGTTTGCTTTGGGGACCTCAGACAGTCCTGATGTACCTACATGAGTAGTTGCCCAGGAAATGTCAGGCAGAAAATAAACTAGTCTAACTCctatgtaactccagatccaacAGTCAATAATGCACACTGACAACTCCAGCTACCTACCAGACTCGCCACTTGACACAATTACTCCATCATCTCATTCTCCATCCAGTGCAATTACCATGTCATTTCACACTTTGCTCCACCTGACACAATTACCCAGTCATCTCAACAACCTCGCCTCACCCAATGCAAATCCCCAATCATTCCCCATCATCTCACCCCACCCTTCTCCACACAATTACCCAGTCATCTCCTCCACCTTCCCACATTATCCAATTACTCGGTCATCTCAGTTCCCTCTTCACCATATCAACTTACTGACTCATGTCACCCACCTGTGCACCTTATCTATTCACCCATTCACTGACATTCACACTGGAATTTAAACTCATCATGAATGCTGTTGAAATGGGGCACAGCCTGTTGGGCTTCAGTGGAATGCCATAACGTTTCCAGTAAAGGCAGACTAAGAAGACCTGCTAAGAAAAGTGGAGTAACGTCAAGGTGGGGAATGGTTTGAGTGGCATGGATAATCTGACACGGATTGCCACTGCTTAGAAGATGAAGACTATTAGATCTTGCTCTGGCCAGTTTTCTCCCAAGTTATGCCTCATTCCAAGATTGAGAGGCTGTGTTTGTAACTAATCCCTTCACTTTGCTTCTCTATAAACCATTCACCTGGAGGTGTGGTCCTTTGAGTAGTCCAGCCGTCAATCAATTGAACttcctttcctgctgttctgTTCAGCTATGAAGGTTTATTTTTGGTTGTTTGTACAATTCTGACAGGAAGCCTTGTCAACTATGAGTACAGACAGCCTATCCAATACCTTCAACTCATCCATTTTGAACCCTTCAGGCAAATTGAcaatttaagaacataagaaataggagcaggagtaggccatcttacctgttaagcctgctccaccatttgataagatcatggctgatttttttattttgtgGATGCAGcttcacttacccgcccactcaccataatccttaattcctttatttttcaaaaatctatctttgctttaaaaacattcaacgaggtagcctcaaccatttcactgggcagagaattccacagattcacaaccttttgcgTGGAGGAGTTCCTCCTCAACTTAGTCCTAAATCTGTCCcccttgaggctatgccccctggttctagcttcacccaccagtggaaataaCCTCTCTGCTTCTAGCTTGTCTATCCCCTTCTTAATTCTACATGTTTCGATAAACACCACCCCCTCATTCTTTACAGGGTTGATGGGTTTGGAACTGATTTGCtttgagaaggttgagaggagaaaaaaaaacaaaagagaaaaaaattacagatgctggaaatctgaaacaaaaagagaaattgctgaaaacaacAGGACTgcagaaggatcactggacccaaaatgctgactgctttctctccatggatgctgccacatctgctgagtttctccaacgatTTCTGTTCTTAAAGCTGACAGGAGACTTTGTACCAAATTTTGAAAAATTTGACCAAGTACAAAGGGAAAAGCTGCTTTTATTGGTGGAAACAGTGAGAATGAGAAGGCAAGGACTTAATGTAACTGGCAAAAGAAGAAGAAACAATCTTAAACTGTGAGTGCTCAGGTCTTGAAAGCGTTATCTGAAAATGTAGTGGAAATGGTTAATTCAAcccattcaaaagggaattagatgaTTATTGGAAAAGAAGGAACAagcagagagaaggcaggaatgGCACTAACTGAAATAACCAGATGGAGGAGCTAGCAGAGACACAGTTGGCTGAACTGCCTCCTGTGCTCTAATAATTCTGAGTGTGAGAGACTATGGTGATTGCTAACTTGGCTGGAGTCGAAAACCAATCTCAAATTTACTAGATGCGCACATTCTCAGCAAATATAAGGCTGGTAAATACAGTTTTGTCAGGGTGAGAGAAACAAATAATCATGTCATactcagccatgatctaatgtTTGAACAAGTTTGAGAGCTCAATGACCTGCCCTTGTTCCTACGTTCCCATGTTCAGAAACTTACACAATATGCTGGAGTAAGGGATGAACCCACAATTTTCTAGTTGAAATGCAAAAATGCTACTCAATGCAAAAACCAACATGCAAAAAGTTTCTTCAATCATATAGTCAGAATTTATGATACATTATACTTTCATTGCTAACATTGAAAAGGCACCAATCAATTTATTTTCTCAGCAATACTTCTGGTTCCATTTCAGAGGAACTCATTTAAAAACTTTGTCACAGCCAAAACTTCTCAGCATAGTCTAGATGGGTTACTGTAGGCACACACAAGAACAACTTGTTCctatttaaacaaaaattgcaCAGAATTTGTTTTGTTCAAATACAGTAACAATAATTAACTGTTTGTAGAGCAGACATTATTGAAAATATTAGAAACCCTCTAGCCCTGCTTGTTTGAAACCTATGTTTTTGCTCATTGCACAACCCAGTAACTTCATACTTCTCTATTCAGGTTTTCTTGAACAAGGATTGCTGGTTAAGGATACAAAGAAACTGAGAGAGAATTACATGAGGATGGCTCAGTTTAAGCTCGACATGCTCTCTCTTTTACCAACAGACTTAGCCTATATTTGGTTGGGGTTTAACTACCCAGAGGTGAGATTTAATCGTCTCTTCCGTTTTAGCCGAATGTTTGAATATTTTGATCGCACAGAAACCAGGACAAACTACCCTAACATGTTTCGAATTGGAAATCTTGTTTTGTACATTCTCATCATCATTCACTGGAACGGTTGCATTTATTATGCGATTTCAAAATCGATTGGATTTGGTATTGATACCTGGGTCTATCCAAACATATCCCATCCTGAATATGGGCGACTTAGCAGGAAATACATCTACTGCCTTTACTGGTCCACTTTGACCTTAACTACCATTGGAGAGACACCTCCTCCTGTCAAAGATGAGGAGTATCTATTTGTGGTCATTGACTTCCTGGTCGGAGTTCTCATCTTTGCCACTATTGTTGGTAATGTGGGCGCCATGATCTCAAACATGAATGCGTCTCGAGCAGAGTTCCAATCCAAAATTGACTCCATCAAACAGTACATGCAGTTCCGTAAAGTGAGCAAAGATCTCGAGGCTAGGATCATCAAGTGGTTTGATTACCTATGGATCAACAAGAAGAGCGTGGACGAGAAGGAAGTCCTCAAAAACCTACCCGACAAACTAAAGGCCGAAATCGCGATCAACGTCCACTTGGACACGCTGAAGAAAGTCCGGATATTTTCAGATTGTGAAGCTGGTCTTTTGATCGAGTTGGTGCTTAAGCTGCAGCCTCAAGTGTATAGCCCTGGGGACTACATCTGCCGAAAGGGCGACATTGGCAGGGAGATGTACATCATCAAAGAAGGCAAACTGGCAGTTGTAGCCGATGATGGGGTAACACAGTTCGTAGTCCTGAGCGATGGCAGTTACTTTGGGGAGATCAGCATCTTGAATATAAAGGGCAGTAAGGCAGGCAACAGGCGGACCGCCAACATAAGAAGCATAGGCTACTCTGACCTGTTTTGCTTGTCCAAAGCTGACCTGATGGAAGCCCTGACTGAGTATCCAGATGCCAAAAAGATTCTGGAAGAGAAGGGACGTCAGATTCTGATGAAGGATAATTTAATAGATGAAGAGGCAGCAAAAGAGGGTGCAGATCCAAAAGACCTGGAAGAGAAGGTGGAGAGAATGGAGTCTTCACTGGATTGCTTGCAGACCAAGTTTGCTAGGCTCATGGCAGAGTACAATTCCAGTCAAATGAAGCTGAAACAAAGGCTGACAAGAGTAGAGAAAACAGTAAAAATCTATGGCAGTGGCTACTTATCTGATGGCCTGGACAGTTCAACTGACATAGAACTAGGAAAACAGTGACAAGAATAAATGGCGATTACTGAACTGTTTTCTTACTATTTTGATACACcggatgagaaaaaaaattatttttgtaaattCAGTATAAGTTTAGTTTATACATTATAATTCTTGACGAATCTGTTAGCATTTTATGTGGATCTGCCACTAAACTTTAACAACAAATGATGATTAATTTAGTACCAAATGATTTTCagtcgtttttttaaaaaaagtgtcagTCGGATTGGGGAGTTGAATTCAATACGTTTGACAAGTAGTAAAGAGCTTGGAAACACAAAGTTCTTGTTATAACATCTTGTGCTGTCAAAATttgaatgttttgacatttttATTGTTTATGATTATATTAGATACATACTGCATAAAAGTTATGCAATATATGCACTAGGGCCCTCACTTTGCTGAATAAAGCCAGACATTCTCTCTTCTTAACAGGgaagaagattttttaaaaattcatccttGGAATATGGGCGTCACCAGTtggcccagtatttattgttcaACCCTAagcgcccagagggcagttaagaattaaccacatttctggagtcatacgtaggccaaatcagttaaagaaggcagatttcctcccctaaagaacattagtgaaccagatgggtctttccctTGACAATCAGcaacggtttcatggtcatctttaaactcctaattccagattattattccACTATATACCAGGGTGGAGGCATGGTAAGTGGCTCATGACAGGTCTTGCTGGGTTGAGGGTTGTAAGGGGCGCTGGACAGTCAGAGGCTGCCAGTTGTCCATTGCAAGCAGTGCCATTGGGCAACTGCTGGCAATGTACCCAAGCTAGAATCCAGGTCACAGCTAAGTCAGGGCAGAATTGGAgtggtgagggtggggtgggagagCACAGGACATTGGAAGACAGGGATCAACAGCGAGGGTGAATGTCTCAAACAGTGTCGTCAATGAAGGAGCCTCCCCAGGACCCCACAGTAAATGTGACAGGGTTTGTTTTTCAGACATTAGCAACTGCTCTCAACCCCCTCAAAACAATACCAGCAATAGCAGAATGACACCCTTCAGTGCCATCCACCAATCATTCTGTCCAGACACAATTGTTGcaggagcaaaaaaaaacagcGTTGTCCCCCTCTTTTGCCTCATACCACCCACCTCCCCAACATGATGAACTGCCCTCTCATTTTCCAAACTCATCTTGAGGAAGGGCACTAAATTCCATCTCACCAAAACTTTTATGCATGAATGTTAAGCACAGTCAGacttgaaatttaaacaaaaaaaagctgcTTACTTATTGATACCATTTAATGACCATCCCAACTCCCCCGTCCCCACCTTGATGTATGTGATCGTCAATGGTAACTTTGTAAAAAACCATACTAACTCTTGAAGTTGATACCATGCGGAACAGCTGTTAGCATTACTCTTTTCCGAAAAGTGCCTCGTGGTAACATTAAAATATCAAGTtcatgaaaaaatgttttcatccaactaattttccaaatgtgactAAATAAAATTTGGTGACTGCAGATTCATCACTGGGAATAGACAACGAGGCTAATGCATTGGAAACTTTCAGATGGTAGCTTTGGCAGATTATCCAGTTTAATTGCAAGATGAACTATCTGGGCAAGTTAACCTCTCTCCTGTACTTTGGAAAAATAAAATGGACTGCAGATATGTACCTTACCAATCCACTTATCCAGATTAGGGTTCACCAAAAAAAGTGTATTGAGCAAAATAGGCTCAACCTGACTATTTTATCTAATCTTCCTGTACATTGGTAATCAAGTTGTTGCAATCCAAGACTGGTAGTTCTTCTCATCTCCAAaaggtgacttttttttaaaaaaagggaaaaacagGTCTTGTTTATGTCTGTTGGAAATGTAATCCTAAATTAAGTCAAATCCAAAATAAGTCAAGTCCTAAATTAAGTCTTGCAACCTGTTGTCAATTTTTGTTTGGATGGAAACATGTTGTCAGACATTTTTTGCATTATCAGAGTAAATTTTGCATCAAACTTATCACAATTTAATATATCATTTTGCCGCCTTTCTTCTGGCAAGTGACTATTATTCAATTCTCCACTCCAATTATTGGGAACACACTGAAGTTCAATAAGAGGGTTCCTGAGGTTGAGCAAGAATCTAGAAATGCTGGAAGTTCTGGAAGAAACTCAGCaatttacatagtgcctttaaATGTCCCAAAGCTACCCAAGCAGGAACTCTTGGGAATATATAGAATGTCAGTCAACAGATGGAAAAAATAATGGCAGTTTTGAGTGAGAATGTTGATTACAACCTATATTTCTGAGTATTTGAACAATAAACACTCACTTAAATATCAAACTTAGGTACAGCCCTTTCCCAGTTCTTTTCAGAAGCACTATCTACAGATGATTTATGCACCTATAATTGGTACAAAGAATAATTAATTTAAAGTTAGATTAAGATGTCTGCTCATATTTATTGCTGTTTAATGATGTGGTGTATTTACTGTACTACCAAAATAATTTGGCAAGTGTGAACATGTCTCTGTCGGGTGTAGCCTGTTTGTAATGCTGCGTAACTAAGACTCAATAGATGATGGATGGCTCTGCAAATAGTGAAGATGTTCAGTGTTAAACATTGGACTTCTTGATTATAATGGAATGGTGTCCAAACTGGTTCTCAATATTTCAGTCTTATCTTGCTTATGTCTCCT
This is a stretch of genomic DNA from Stegostoma tigrinum isolate sSteTig4 chromosome 6, sSteTig4.hap1, whole genome shotgun sequence. It encodes these proteins:
- the cnga3a gene encoding cyclic nucleotide-gated channel cone photoreceptor subunit alpha isoform X3 — protein: MATISTHQSYPCVHRLSVRNNDDELERMENGSSRTHSLCEDTSSELQGVISMETKRQADSRRSSFTGAGALARFSHFIVMVRNWTTRRMHSEDQRPDSFLERFRGPEIKDVSSRDSNSQSAMGNLEHQAKSKSHGLLAKFITNNCNNKEDDTKSKMEEKKDEEKKGENDEKKKQVKKDWYVIDPSENLYYRWLSVIAVPVLYNWCMLVCRACFDELQTKNLALWLVLDYLSDIIYVIDSAVRFRTGFLEQGLLVKDTKKLRENYMRMAQFKLDMLSLLPTDLAYIWLGFNYPEVRFNRLFRFSRMFEYFDRTETRTNYPNMFRIGNLVLYILIIIHWNGCIYYAISKSIGFGIDTWVYPNISHPEYGRLSRKYIYCLYWSTLTLTTIGETPPPVKDEEYLFVVIDFLVGVLIFATIVGNVGAMISNMNASRAEFQSKIDSIKQYMQFRKVSKDLEARIIKWFDYLWINKKSVDEKEVLKNLPDKLKAEIAINVHLDTLKKVRIFSDCEAGLLIELVLKLQPQVYSPGDYICRKGDIGREMYIIKEGKLAVVADDGVTQFVVLSDGSYFGEISILNIKGSKAGNRRTANIRSIGYSDLFCLSKADLMEALTEYPDAKKILEEKGRQILMKDNLIDEEAAKEGADPKDLEEKVERMESSLDCLQTKFARLMAEYNSSQMKLKQRLTRVEKTVKIYGSGYLSDGLDSSTDIELGKQ
- the cnga3a gene encoding cyclic nucleotide-gated channel cone photoreceptor subunit alpha isoform X2 is translated as MAYVCALINKMEEKKDEEKKGENDEKKKQVKKDWYVIDPSENLYYRWLSVIAVPVLYNWCMLVCRACFDELQTKNLALWLVLDYLSDIIYVIDSAVRFRTGFLEQGLLVKDTKKLRENYMRMAQFKLDMLSLLPTDLAYIWLGFNYPEVRFNRLFRFSRMFEYFDRTETRTNYPNMFRIGNLVLYILIIIHWNGCIYYAISKSIGFGIDTWVYPNISHPEYGRLSRKYIYCLYWSTLTLTTIGETPPPVKDEEYLFVVIDFLVGVLIFATIVGNVGAMISNMNASRAEFQSKIDSIKQYMQFRKVSKDLEARIIKWFDYLWINKKSVDEKEVLKNLPDKLKAEIAINVHLDTLKKVRIFSDCEAGLLIELVLKLQPQVYSPGDYICRKGDIGREMYIIKEGKLAVVADDGVTQFVVLSDGSYFGEISILNIKGSKAGNRRTANIRSIGYSDLFCLSKADLMEALTEYPDAKKILEEKGRQILMKDNLIDEEAAKEGADPKDLEEKVERMESSLDCLQTKFARLMAEYNSSQMKLKQRLTRVEKTVKIYGSGYLSDGLDSSTDIELGKQ
- the cnga3a gene encoding cyclic nucleotide-gated cation channel alpha-3 isoform X1, with the protein product MATISTHQSYPCVHRLSVRNNDDELERMENGSSRTHSLCEDTSSELQGVISMETKRQADSRRSSFTGAGALARFSHFIVMVRNWTTRRMHSEDQRPDSFLERFRGPEIKDVSSRDSNSQSAMGNLEHQAKSKRKKDWYVIDPSENLYYRWLSVIAVPVLYNWCMLVCRACFDELQTKNLALWLVLDYLSDIIYVIDSAVRFRTGFLEQGLLVKDTKKLRENYMRMAQFKLDMLSLLPTDLAYIWLGFNYPEVRFNRLFRFSRMFEYFDRTETRTNYPNMFRIGNLVLYILIIIHWNGCIYYAISKSIGFGIDTWVYPNISHPEYGRLSRKYIYCLYWSTLTLTTIGETPPPVKDEEYLFVVIDFLVGVLIFATIVGNVGAMISNMNASRAEFQSKIDSIKQYMQFRKVSKDLEARIIKWFDYLWINKKSVDEKEVLKNLPDKLKAEIAINVHLDTLKKVRIFSDCEAGLLIELVLKLQPQVYSPGDYICRKGDIGREMYIIKEGKLAVVADDGVTQFVVLSDGSYFGEISILNIKGSKAGNRRTANIRSIGYSDLFCLSKADLMEALTEYPDAKKILEEKGRQILMKDNLIDEEAAKEGADPKDLEEKVERMESSLDCLQTKFARLMAEYNSSQMKLKQRLTRVEKTVKIYGSGYLSDGLDSSTDIELGKQ